The following proteins are encoded in a genomic region of Cyclonatronum proteinivorum:
- the nuoF gene encoding NADH-quinone oxidoreductase subunit NuoF, translating to MAVDWKNYKPILIPRIPNLHKIEVYEKNGGYEQLKKTLKSLTPEKVVNEVKAANIRGRGGAGFNAGLKWSFMPKPDGGPRYIAANGDESEPGTFKDRKIFEYNPHLFIEGSIIAGFAMDITAVYVYIRGEYKSWIDMMQKAIDDAYAKGYLGKNILGSGFDLDMYVHSGAGAYICGEESSLMESLEGKRGYPRVKPPFPAQKGLWGRPTTINNIETLANVPLVIKNGAEWYTSIGAPTHPGPVLYGISGHVNRPGVYEYPTGMPIMDLINDVCGGMRGGKKVKAVIPGGSSTPPLRGDQLDGVCMDADSLRTAGSMMGTAGMIIMDEDTDMVEVLWRISHFYHHESCGQCTPCRDGTGFLEKTLIKIRNGEGEMRDLDLLLDLCTQMEGRTICALADAAAWPVRYTVTRFREDFEKRVKNTVFALA from the coding sequence ATGGCCGTAGACTGGAAAAATTACAAGCCTATACTCATTCCACGTATACCAAACCTGCATAAAATTGAGGTTTACGAAAAAAACGGCGGATATGAGCAACTCAAAAAGACACTAAAAAGTCTTACACCTGAGAAAGTTGTCAATGAAGTGAAAGCTGCAAATATCCGTGGTCGTGGTGGCGCTGGATTTAATGCGGGTCTTAAATGGTCTTTTATGCCCAAACCTGACGGAGGCCCACGCTACATTGCAGCGAATGGAGATGAGTCAGAGCCCGGCACTTTCAAAGACCGGAAAATTTTCGAGTATAATCCCCATCTTTTTATTGAGGGCTCCATCATTGCCGGTTTTGCAATGGATATTACCGCTGTTTACGTGTACATCCGTGGTGAATATAAGAGTTGGATTGACATGATGCAGAAGGCCATTGATGATGCCTATGCGAAAGGATATCTCGGAAAAAACATTCTTGGCTCAGGTTTTGACCTTGATATGTATGTTCACTCAGGTGCAGGCGCTTATATTTGCGGCGAAGAATCATCTCTAATGGAATCTTTGGAAGGGAAGCGTGGGTATCCGCGTGTCAAACCACCCTTCCCGGCACAAAAAGGATTATGGGGACGTCCAACGACAATCAACAATATTGAAACGCTCGCCAATGTTCCGCTTGTAATCAAAAATGGCGCGGAATGGTACACATCGATTGGCGCGCCTACACACCCGGGGCCGGTTCTTTACGGTATTTCAGGCCATGTCAACAGACCCGGTGTTTACGAATACCCGACCGGTATGCCGATCATGGATTTGATAAACGATGTTTGCGGCGGAATGAGGGGCGGTAAAAAAGTAAAAGCCGTAATTCCAGGCGGTTCATCAACCCCGCCGCTCCGCGGTGATCAGCTTGATGGTGTTTGCATGGATGCTGACAGCCTTAGAACAGCTGGCTCCATGATGGGTACGGCTGGTATGATTATCATGGATGAAGACACCGATATGGTTGAGGTGCTGTGGAGAATCTCACACTTTTACCATCATGAATCATGCGGACAGTGCACGCCCTGCCGTGATGGTACAGGATTCCTTGAGAAAACACTCATCAAAATCCGCAACGGTGAAGGCGAGATGCGTGATCTTGATTTATTGCTTGACCTTTGTACACAAATGGAAGGCCGTACAATATGTGCCCTCGCTGACGCTGCCGCATGGCCTGTTCGCTACACGGTAACGCGTTTCCGTGAGGATTTTGAAAAGAGAGTCAAAAATACTGTATTCGCATTAGCCTAA
- a CDS encoding ATP-dependent zinc protease family protein, whose protein sequence is MKKSNTKKIRPVIGRVEKVDFPDLDLYDIDCKTDTGAYTSSIHCHDITTYRLDETGEEVVRFFLLDPSHPSFNHREFVLPVKTRRKVKNSFGESQKRIIIQTKMMLFSKVYVVELSLADRSRMNYPVLLGRKAINKRFLVDVSQKNLSHKLKISAKPL, encoded by the coding sequence GTGAAAAAATCAAATACAAAAAAAATAAGACCGGTGATCGGTAGGGTCGAAAAAGTTGACTTTCCCGATTTAGACCTGTACGATATTGACTGTAAAACCGACACAGGCGCCTATACATCTTCCATTCATTGTCATGACATCACCACATACCGGCTTGATGAGACAGGTGAAGAAGTGGTACGCTTCTTTTTGCTTGATCCGTCTCACCCTTCTTTCAATCACAGGGAATTTGTGCTTCCGGTGAAAACAAGGCGTAAAGTAAAAAACAGTTTCGGTGAGTCACAAAAGCGTATCATTATACAAACTAAGATGATGCTGTTCAGCAAAGTTTATGTGGTTGAGTTGTCACTTGCAGATCGCTCCCGAATGAATTACCCGGTATTGCTGGGCCGAAAGGCCATCAACAAACGCTTTTTGGTGGATGTATCACAAAAAAATCTTTCCCATAAACTAAAGATCTCAGCTAAACCATTATGA
- a CDS encoding universal stress protein: MKPFSILVPTDFTATGNKAFKDAADFLSVFEGTVTPMYVYEPRHGISDILEEDAVEMKRELLDRIQHKLHKIATASLPEDKVHTPIVASGNIAVQIVEAAANLDLVFIATNSRTGLDRLMHSSIANKIISVCPKPVMVITDESVIKPLNKVLILTDMSKPSTRVFEYARNIVENTDVKADLVHFVQIGPFTTGSSGVVVERARKELAELKKQHFQGIEDRITEQVLITSVSGSEAITNLTYSRDYNMVFMATLGHSNIRNLMVGSTASTIIRMVDTAVFIVNPQEHV; this comes from the coding sequence ATGAAACCATTCTCCATACTTGTACCCACAGATTTTACTGCAACCGGCAACAAGGCCTTCAAAGATGCCGCTGACTTTCTTTCGGTTTTTGAAGGAACGGTTACGCCAATGTATGTATATGAACCGCGACACGGTATTTCAGACATCTTAGAAGAAGACGCGGTTGAAATGAAGCGGGAACTTCTTGACCGCATTCAGCATAAGCTTCACAAAATAGCGACAGCCTCGCTTCCCGAAGACAAGGTTCATACCCCAATTGTGGCCTCCGGAAACATAGCGGTGCAAATTGTTGAAGCTGCAGCAAATCTCGACCTTGTTTTTATTGCCACAAATTCAAGAACCGGACTTGACCGGCTGATGCACAGTTCCATTGCAAACAAAATCATTTCAGTCTGTCCGAAGCCTGTAATGGTAATTACGGATGAATCCGTAATCAAGCCACTGAACAAAGTTTTGATTCTCACAGACATGTCAAAGCCTTCAACACGTGTCTTTGAATATGCCCGCAACATTGTTGAAAATACTGATGTCAAAGCTGATCTTGTTCATTTCGTGCAAATCGGACCCTTCACAACCGGCAGCTCCGGAGTAGTTGTTGAGCGGGCAAGGAAGGAGCTGGCCGAGCTTAAAAAACAGCATTTCCAAGGGATTGAAGACCGAATCACTGAACAGGTCCTGATCACAAGTGTGTCCGGAAGTGAGGCGATTACCAACCTTACATACTCGCGCGATTATAACATGGTATTTATGGCAACCCTTGGCCATTCGAATATCCGTAATCTGATGGTGGGCAGTACGGCCTCAACCATCATTCGTATGGTCGATACAGCGGTATTTATCGTCAACCCGCAAGAGCACGTCTAA
- a CDS encoding universal stress protein, which translates to MLYQKILVATDLSENGNRAFAVAEQYRQISGGVITPAHALTEPVWPEGIRLPSLDDAATKQLMEFSYRKCREAAEKFTPSDFVDQPYISYGDPARVLVSASAGYDLMVMSTHGRTGFRKFIMGSVASKVCRMSKIPVLVTSPGDTPGPFNNILLTTDFSDESCKAFEKAHWMLQQTDASFTLLHVLSIEYAGGLADKEQLYDTVNERLKRFRDEHFAGFEERVKTHLVVSGNSVHRAISKHIEGQAYDLIIISTAGRTGIDYVVLGSTAAHVIQTAPVPVLTVRP; encoded by the coding sequence ATGCTTTACCAAAAAATTCTCGTAGCAACCGACCTTTCAGAGAACGGCAACCGTGCCTTTGCGGTCGCAGAACAATACAGACAGATTTCGGGCGGCGTCATCACGCCGGCACATGCGCTTACGGAACCTGTATGGCCGGAAGGTATCCGTCTTCCCTCTCTTGATGATGCGGCTACCAAACAGCTGATGGAATTTTCTTACCGTAAATGCAGGGAAGCTGCGGAGAAATTTACCCCTTCTGATTTTGTGGATCAGCCTTACATCAGCTACGGCGACCCGGCCCGCGTACTTGTCAGCGCTTCAGCGGGCTATGATCTCATGGTGATGTCAACGCATGGCCGAACCGGTTTCCGTAAGTTTATTATGGGCTCCGTTGCTTCTAAAGTATGCAGGATGAGCAAAATACCCGTGCTTGTTACAAGTCCGGGTGATACGCCGGGCCCGTTCAACAATATACTTCTCACGACTGATTTCTCCGACGAATCGTGTAAGGCTTTCGAAAAGGCACATTGGATGCTACAGCAAACAGATGCCTCCTTCACTCTTCTTCATGTCCTCAGCATTGAATATGCGGGCGGACTTGCTGATAAGGAGCAACTTTATGACACGGTAAATGAGCGGCTAAAGCGCTTCAGAGATGAGCATTTTGCCGGATTTGAAGAACGGGTTAAAACACATCTCGTAGTTTCGGGCAACAGCGTACACCGGGCCATAAGCAAGCATATTGAAGGGCAGGCGTACGACCTCATCATTATTTCAACCGCCGGCCGTACAGGAATTGATTATGTTGTGCTGGGGAGTACCGCTGCACATGTTATTCAAACGGCCCCGGTTCCGGTACTTACGGTTCGCCCCTGA
- the rimK gene encoding 30S ribosomal protein S6--L-glutamate ligase yields MNIAVLSRSKGIYSTRRLLEAGQARGHNMQQVDHLKCYVSIEKSNPEIHYEGKKLHHIDAVIPRIGASVTFYGCAIVRQFEMMGIVSCTESQAIVRSRDKLRSMQILSRAGVDMPKTGFARVPKDKSDVIHMVGGTPVVIKLLEGTQGLGVVLAETKKAAESVLDAFYGLKTNILIQEFIKESKGSDVRVFVVDGKVVGAMKRTGREGDFRSNLHRGGTAEAIKLTKQERQTAILAAKSLGLGVAGVDILQSNRGPLVMEVNSSPGLQGIERSTGIDIATKIIQYLEKLSDMKTQNKDRIRV; encoded by the coding sequence ATGAATATTGCCGTTTTATCACGCAGCAAAGGAATCTACTCAACCCGAAGACTCCTTGAAGCCGGGCAGGCCCGCGGACACAACATGCAACAGGTTGATCATTTAAAGTGCTATGTATCCATAGAAAAATCGAATCCTGAGATTCATTACGAAGGCAAAAAGCTTCATCATATTGATGCGGTTATTCCGCGGATCGGAGCTTCAGTCACGTTTTACGGCTGTGCAATTGTGAGACAGTTTGAGATGATGGGTATTGTTTCATGTACAGAGAGTCAGGCTATTGTGCGATCAAGGGATAAGCTTCGCAGTATGCAGATTTTATCCCGTGCGGGCGTTGATATGCCCAAAACCGGATTTGCAAGGGTTCCAAAAGATAAATCCGATGTGATTCATATGGTTGGCGGAACCCCCGTAGTGATCAAGCTGCTTGAGGGTACTCAGGGACTTGGAGTGGTGTTGGCTGAAACCAAAAAAGCCGCAGAGTCCGTACTTGATGCATTCTACGGTTTAAAAACAAATATCCTGATTCAGGAATTTATTAAGGAGTCGAAAGGATCTGATGTCCGGGTGTTTGTTGTTGATGGCAAAGTAGTTGGCGCAATGAAGCGAACTGGTCGGGAAGGCGATTTTAGATCAAACCTGCACCGTGGTGGTACCGCTGAAGCCATCAAGCTAACCAAACAGGAGCGGCAGACTGCCATCCTTGCAGCTAAATCACTTGGTCTTGGCGTTGCCGGTGTTGATATTCTTCAGAGTAACAGAGGGCCGCTCGTAATGGAGGTCAATTCATCGCCCGGACTTCAGGGTATTGAGCGGTCGACGGGTATTGATATTGCTACAAAAATTATTCAGTATCTGGAAAAACTATCAGATATGAAAACTCAGAACAAAGACCGCATTCGCGTGTAA
- the gdhA gene encoding NADP-specific glutamate dehydrogenase, whose product MGKIKTDKIIENAIARDPHQPEFHQALREVLQWIVPYAAKHDKCNNPSLFQKLTEPERIIQFRVPWTDDDGKEHINRGFRVQFSSVIGPYKGGLRFHPSVNLSILKFLAFEQVFKNSLTGLPMGGGKGGADFNPKGRSRAEIMRFCQSFMNELYRHIGPDTDIPAGDIGVGSREIGFLFGQYRRLTGTFNGVLTGKGGAFGGSELRPEATGFGLLYFVKEMMDTLDSDIEGAQVLISGSGNVAQFACKKAIEMGAKVLTMSDSDGFIYKKGGLNEEDLQFIMDLKNEQRGRIKACTDTFDCSWFEGKPWQHGVEAQIALPCATQNELDEDDAKALINNGLTAVAEGANMPCTDGAVRLFHKNGIAFAPGKASNAGGVSVSGLEMSQNSLRLSWDAERVDKELHDIMHTIHEKCRENGTEDGRINYEKGAAIAGFQKVADALIAQGHV is encoded by the coding sequence ATGGGAAAAATTAAGACAGACAAAATCATCGAAAATGCAATCGCACGTGACCCGCATCAGCCGGAGTTTCATCAGGCTCTAAGGGAAGTGTTGCAGTGGATTGTACCTTACGCAGCAAAACACGACAAATGCAACAACCCTTCTCTGTTCCAAAAGTTAACGGAGCCGGAGCGAATCATTCAGTTTAGGGTTCCATGGACTGATGATGATGGCAAAGAGCACATCAATCGCGGTTTCCGGGTTCAGTTCAGCAGTGTGATTGGACCTTACAAAGGTGGACTGCGTTTTCATCCGTCTGTAAATCTAAGCATTCTCAAATTTTTGGCTTTTGAACAGGTGTTTAAAAACAGCCTGACCGGACTGCCCATGGGAGGCGGAAAAGGGGGTGCAGATTTCAACCCAAAAGGGCGAAGCCGTGCCGAAATCATGCGTTTTTGTCAAAGCTTCATGAATGAGCTTTACCGGCATATCGGCCCTGATACAGACATTCCGGCCGGAGACATAGGGGTCGGTAGCAGAGAGATTGGCTTCCTGTTCGGACAGTACCGCAGGCTGACCGGCACGTTTAACGGAGTATTGACCGGTAAAGGAGGAGCCTTCGGAGGAAGCGAGCTGCGTCCGGAAGCAACCGGCTTCGGATTACTTTATTTTGTAAAGGAAATGATGGATACCCTGGACAGCGATATTGAGGGCGCACAGGTACTTATTTCCGGCTCAGGAAATGTTGCACAGTTTGCCTGTAAAAAAGCCATTGAAATGGGCGCTAAAGTACTGACCATGTCTGACTCGGACGGGTTCATTTACAAAAAAGGGGGACTTAATGAAGAAGACCTGCAATTTATTATGGATCTCAAAAACGAACAGCGGGGCAGAATCAAAGCGTGCACAGACACTTTTGATTGCAGCTGGTTTGAAGGTAAACCCTGGCAGCACGGTGTGGAAGCCCAAATAGCGCTACCCTGTGCAACGCAGAACGAACTTGATGAAGATGACGCAAAAGCCCTCATAAACAATGGCCTGACTGCCGTTGCAGAAGGAGCGAATATGCCCTGTACAGATGGTGCGGTCAGGCTGTTTCACAAAAACGGGATTGCCTTTGCACCCGGTAAAGCCAGCAATGCAGGCGGCGTGAGCGTATCGGGTCTCGAAATGAGTCAAAACAGCCTGCGTCTGAGCTGGGACGCGGAACGCGTGGATAAAGAACTGCATGACATCATGCACACCATACACGAAAAATGCCGTGAAAATGGCACTGAAGATGGCCGCATAAACTATGAGAAAGGCGCGGCTATAGCCGGATTTCAAAAAGTCGCAGACGCCCTGATTGCACAGGGCCATGTATAG
- a CDS encoding succinylglutamate desuccinylase/aspartoacylase family protein, translated as MQEFEIKDKSIPAGSNSMVTYRIARLPTHTSIDLPVYIFRGAAPGPVLLLTAGLHGNEINGIEIVRKMISDSSIVPESGTVLAIPIVNIYGFLQTERYLPDGKDLNRSFPGSQTGSLAQRVAWVLMHEIIPKIDFGVDFHTGGASLNNFPQIRCDFDFDINLQLAQQFAPPYIMNSSMINKSFRKAAHGKGKHIIVYEGGESNRFDDFSICEGINGTLRLMKALGMKSEAPEPILETKKLVKTSWIRARYAGIFHSLIQPGDMVTKNQLLGTITDPFGETTYPVKSKEEGHIICLNNMPVLNAGDAIAHLGKLK; from the coding sequence ATGCAAGAATTTGAAATTAAGGATAAGAGCATTCCGGCCGGCTCAAACAGCATGGTAACGTACCGTATTGCCCGCCTGCCAACCCATACATCTATTGATTTACCGGTTTATATTTTCAGAGGGGCGGCGCCCGGACCTGTTTTGCTGCTTACAGCCGGGTTGCACGGTAATGAAATCAATGGGATTGAAATTGTCCGCAAAATGATCAGCGATAGCAGTATTGTCCCCGAAAGTGGCACGGTACTCGCCATTCCTATAGTGAATATTTACGGGTTTCTGCAAACCGAGCGTTATCTGCCTGACGGTAAAGATCTGAACCGCAGTTTTCCGGGGAGTCAGACCGGTTCTCTGGCACAGCGGGTTGCGTGGGTTCTGATGCATGAAATTATTCCAAAAATCGATTTTGGTGTTGATTTCCACACAGGGGGCGCAAGTTTGAATAATTTTCCGCAAATCCGCTGCGACTTTGATTTTGATATTAACCTTCAACTGGCCCAACAGTTCGCTCCGCCCTACATCATGAATTCTTCGATGATAAATAAATCATTCCGGAAGGCGGCACACGGCAAAGGTAAACATATCATTGTTTATGAAGGCGGCGAATCCAACCGCTTTGATGACTTCTCTATTTGCGAAGGAATCAATGGCACGCTGCGGCTTATGAAAGCGCTTGGTATGAAATCAGAAGCTCCGGAGCCAATCCTCGAGACGAAAAAACTTGTCAAAACCAGCTGGATACGCGCCCGCTATGCCGGCATTTTCCACAGTCTGATACAGCCGGGCGATATGGTTACTAAAAATCAGCTGCTTGGCACGATCACAGACCCCTTCGGAGAAACGACCTATCCTGTTAAATCGAAGGAAGAAGGGCATATCATCTGCCTCAATAATATGCCCGTTCTCAATGCCGGTGACGCTATTGCACATCTGGGAAAACTAAAGTAG
- a CDS encoding SDR family NAD(P)-dependent oxidoreductase: MVQTLKNHHILITGATRGTGLSMARLFAAKGAKLSLISRNIDDLEALKESLGAQVRVYAADVSDYAAIDKAIAYFKGKQGPVEILVNNAGIGQYKPFEDIREDELISTFRVTAEAVLMLTRKLLPDLKAAANGQVLNIASDLARRPLANMAVYTAAKHAMAGFSQSLTRELAKDGVRVMLLNPGIIDTGFGGRSAGDVPPPYGIAPDDLAEIAAFMLTRPGYLMMDEVTVHPMKQDF, translated from the coding sequence ATGGTTCAAACACTGAAAAATCATCATATTCTGATCACCGGTGCAACCCGTGGCACAGGCTTGTCTATGGCGCGCCTGTTTGCAGCAAAGGGCGCTAAGCTTTCCCTGATTTCCCGCAATATTGATGATTTGGAAGCACTCAAGGAGTCACTCGGAGCACAGGTTAGGGTCTATGCAGCGGACGTCAGCGACTATGCCGCCATCGATAAGGCAATCGCTTATTTTAAGGGCAAACAGGGGCCTGTCGAAATACTGGTAAATAATGCTGGTATTGGTCAGTACAAGCCGTTTGAAGATATCCGGGAAGATGAGCTTATTTCAACTTTCCGGGTTACCGCGGAAGCGGTGCTGATGCTGACCCGTAAATTGCTGCCTGATCTGAAGGCAGCCGCAAACGGTCAGGTTCTGAATATCGCTTCCGATCTTGCCCGGCGGCCGCTCGCGAATATGGCGGTTTATACGGCCGCCAAGCATGCTATGGCGGGTTTTTCCCAAAGCCTGACCCGGGAACTTGCGAAAGACGGCGTCCGTGTGATGCTTCTCAATCCTGGGATTATTGATACAGGTTTTGGCGGAAGATCCGCGGGTGACGTCCCCCCTCCCTATGGAATTGCACCGGACGACCTTGCGGAAATTGCCGCGTTTATGCTTACGCGCCCCGGCTATCTGATGATGGATGAAGTTACCGTTCACCCAATGAAACAGGATTTTTGA
- a CDS encoding (2Fe-2S)-binding protein has translation MPEIFIDNVRYEFEGKPLVLQFMLDNGMDHPFFCYHPSLSVPANCRQCYVEAGTPVWNRETNDYELDEKGERVIRFFPKLMTACSLEASDGMVIKTQRTSELVKRAHKDTLEFILVNHPLDCPICDQAGECPLQIQTYKYGPEGSRFEHKKVHKPKRIKLGPRVILDAERCINCTRCVRFTEEISKTHQLTIISRGDKNYPAVAPGTEFDDPYSLNTVDICPVGALTSADFRFKARVWEMNQTPGVDVTNGTGCNIDVWTRDNLVLRITPRFNAEVNDHWMPDFGREDIRRMNENRISKPEMTIEGDRIKSSWQNAELTLWEKLKAFKAEEILFVGSAFSSVEDNFVLQKHAARLDIKNVYFSPFIKVGSGDGFLIDDDQYPNTQGCRLLGLEELSGPALKDKVTASSVKLIVMLEDDIVGRGIVSASDLDGKFVVYMGSNNNETSKAASLVVPIANSVEQSCSYVNVKGRIQRTTAAKETIYTNRKLDLEMSVGRLDRYGTKFDNWVSDRNRIDCIPAWEFLERVAAQDKANFGYTSTRAIMTEIASVNEHFSGVDYNRMDEEPGIQLISDEKVKTA, from the coding sequence ATGCCTGAAATTTTTATAGACAACGTCAGATACGAGTTCGAAGGTAAACCCCTCGTACTTCAGTTCATGCTAGATAATGGCATGGATCACCCTTTTTTCTGCTATCATCCTTCATTATCAGTTCCGGCAAACTGCCGTCAGTGCTATGTAGAAGCTGGTACACCAGTTTGGAACCGGGAAACCAATGATTACGAGCTCGACGAAAAAGGAGAGCGGGTTATTCGGTTTTTCCCCAAGCTTATGACAGCATGTAGTCTTGAGGCTTCAGACGGAATGGTCATCAAAACGCAGCGTACAAGTGAGCTTGTAAAGCGTGCTCACAAAGACACCCTTGAATTTATTCTTGTAAATCACCCGCTTGACTGCCCTATTTGTGATCAGGCTGGTGAATGTCCGCTGCAGATTCAAACCTACAAATACGGGCCTGAAGGCAGTCGCTTCGAGCACAAAAAAGTTCATAAACCCAAGCGTATTAAGCTTGGCCCCCGTGTAATTCTTGATGCTGAACGCTGTATCAACTGTACACGCTGTGTTCGATTCACTGAAGAGATCAGCAAGACCCATCAGCTGACAATCATTTCCAGAGGGGATAAAAATTATCCTGCTGTTGCACCTGGTACTGAGTTTGACGATCCTTACTCGCTCAATACGGTTGATATTTGCCCGGTAGGGGCACTCACCTCGGCAGATTTCAGGTTTAAAGCGCGCGTATGGGAAATGAATCAAACCCCCGGCGTTGATGTAACCAACGGTACGGGTTGCAATATCGACGTCTGGACCCGCGATAACCTGGTACTTCGTATCACCCCGCGTTTTAATGCCGAAGTAAACGATCACTGGATGCCCGATTTCGGACGTGAGGATATTCGCCGCATGAATGAAAACCGAATCTCCAAGCCTGAAATGACTATTGAAGGAGATCGAATTAAGTCTTCCTGGCAGAATGCTGAATTAACGCTTTGGGAAAAGCTGAAGGCTTTTAAAGCGGAAGAAATTCTTTTTGTGGGCAGCGCATTTTCAAGCGTTGAAGACAATTTTGTACTGCAAAAACACGCCGCAAGACTTGATATTAAGAATGTTTACTTCTCCCCTTTTATCAAAGTGGGTAGCGGTGATGGTTTCCTTATTGACGATGATCAGTATCCAAATACGCAAGGCTGCCGGTTGTTGGGTCTTGAAGAACTTTCCGGTCCGGCATTAAAAGATAAGGTTACGGCTTCATCCGTGAAGCTGATTGTAATGCTCGAAGACGACATTGTTGGAAGGGGTATCGTTTCAGCTTCTGATCTGGACGGTAAGTTTGTTGTATACATGGGATCAAACAACAATGAAACGTCAAAGGCAGCTTCACTTGTGGTGCCGATTGCGAATTCTGTAGAGCAAAGCTGCTCTTATGTGAATGTCAAAGGTCGCATTCAGCGCACAACAGCTGCGAAAGAAACCATCTATACCAACCGCAAACTTGATCTTGAAATGTCCGTCGGGCGTTTAGATCGCTATGGCACCAAGTTTGACAACTGGGTTAGTGACCGTAACCGTATTGATTGTATTCCTGCATGGGAATTCCTTGAGCGTGTTGCTGCTCAGGATAAAGCCAATTTTGGTTACACCTCAACACGTGCTATTATGACCGAGATTGCTTCCGTAAATGAGCATTTTTCGGGGGTAGATTACAACAGGATGGATGAGGAACCGGGCATACAGCTCATTTCCGACGAAAAAGTAAAAACGGCTTAG
- the nuoH gene encoding NADH-quinone oxidoreductase subunit NuoH, translating to MEAPIISTYIILGVALFVLLNSAAVCVYAERRIAAFIQNRVGPNRVGPFGLLQPVADVVKLIFKEDVTPSYGNRILHSLAPLIPVTTALMTVAVIPFGDGLFITDLNIGILYLLAIASLGVYGVTMAGWASNSKYSLLGGLRAAAQMLSYELPMGMAIASMVLFSMSLSLVDMVNAQIYWWGIFVNPIGFIIFTVAAFAEANRAPFDLVEAEQELVGGFHTEYSSMKFGMFFLAEYMHVVIGSMLITVFFLGGYHLPFAGYYAHLLPEAGTLAKAILDISVFGAKVAFMVFVFIWVRWTIPRFKYNQLMSLGWARLLPLSIANFVIIAFILMLINEFF from the coding sequence ATGGAAGCTCCGATTATTTCCACATACATCATTCTGGGGGTCGCATTATTTGTGCTGCTAAACTCCGCAGCTGTATGTGTGTATGCTGAACGCAGAATTGCAGCATTTATCCAGAACCGGGTAGGTCCGAACCGGGTAGGCCCGTTTGGACTGCTTCAACCTGTTGCTGACGTAGTGAAGCTCATCTTTAAAGAAGATGTTACGCCCAGCTACGGAAACCGGATCCTGCACTCCCTTGCTCCGCTCATTCCGGTAACTACCGCTCTGATGACTGTCGCGGTAATTCCCTTCGGAGACGGTCTGTTCATTACAGACCTGAATATTGGTATCCTTTACCTGCTTGCAATTGCTTCATTAGGTGTGTATGGCGTAACAATGGCGGGTTGGGCCTCTAACAGCAAATACTCCCTCCTGGGTGGTCTGCGCGCCGCTGCGCAGATGTTAAGTTATGAGCTCCCGATGGGTATGGCAATTGCTTCTATGGTCCTGTTTTCGATGTCGCTTAGCCTGGTTGATATGGTAAATGCACAGATCTACTGGTGGGGTATTTTTGTAAATCCCATTGGTTTCATCATTTTTACCGTTGCAGCTTTTGCTGAAGCAAACAGGGCACCATTTGACCTTGTAGAAGCCGAACAGGAACTCGTTGGCGGATTCCATACAGAGTACAGTTCCATGAAATTTGGCATGTTCTTCCTTGCAGAGTACATGCACGTAGTAATTGGAAGCATGCTGATCACGGTATTTTTCCTTGGTGGCTACCATCTTCCGTTTGCAGGTTATTACGCACACCTGCTTCCTGAAGCCGGAACCCTTGCCAAAGCCATACTTGATATCTCTGTTTTCGGGGCTAAAGTTGCTTTCATGGTCTTTGTCTTTATTTGGGTACGCTGGACCATCCCGCGCTTTAAATATAATCAGCTGATGAGTCTCGGTTGGGCACGTCTACTTCCGCTTTCGATTGCAAATTTTGTTATCATTGCCTTCATTCTGATGCTCATCAACGAATTCTTCTAA